From the Platichthys flesus chromosome 6, fPlaFle2.1, whole genome shotgun sequence genome, one window contains:
- the tead1a gene encoding transcriptional enhancer factor TEF-1a isoform X2, translating into MERSSWSGSESGGEDMDQLSDSGGDKTMDGDPEGVWSPDIEQSFQEALAIYPPCGRRKIILSDEGKMYGRNELIARYIKLRTGKTRTRKQVSSHIQVLARRKSRDFQSKLKDQGAKDKALQSISSMSSAQIVSATAIHSKLLPGLVRASFPGNAQLWQGMIPGGQSSSASEDIKPFSQQAYTVQTAGTTTITAYEPPPTTQSHREPAWQGRSIGTTKLRLVEFSSFLETQRDQEAYNKHLFVQISQSSPTYSDPMLECVDIRQIYDKFPEKKGGLKELFSKGPQNAFYLIKFWADLNYSVQDDPAAFYGVSSQYESSENMTITCSTKVCSFGKQVVEKVETEYARFENGRFVYRISRSPMCEYMINFIHKLKHLPEKYMMNSVLENFTILLVVSNRDTQETLLCMACVFEVSNNEHGAQHHIYRLVKD; encoded by the exons ATGGAGCGCAGCAGCTGGAGCGGCAGCGAGAGTGGGGGGGAGGACATGGACCAACTGAGCGACTCAGGAGGGGACAAGACCATGGACGGGGACCCGGAGGGGGTCTGGAGCCCCGACATCGAGCAGAGCTTCCAGGAGGCCCTGGCCATCTACCCCCCCTGCGGGAGGAGGAAGATTATACTGTCGGACGAGGGAAAGATGTACG gcCGAAACGAGCTGATCGCCCGGTACATCAAACTGCGAACAGGGAAGACGCGGACGAGGAAACAG gtaTCCAGTCATATCCAGGTCCTAGCGAGACGGAAATCCAGAGACTTTCAGTCCAAGCTAAAG GACCAGGGCGCTAAGGACAAAGCTCTGCAGAGCATCTCGTCCATGTCCTCGGCTCAGATCGTCTCCGCCACCGCCATCCACAGCAAACTGCTGCCTGGACTGGTACGAGCCAGCTTCCCCGGAAACGCACAG ctGTGGCAGGGGATGATTCCTGGGGGACAGTCCAGCTCAGCCTCAGAAGA CATCAAGCCCTTCTCTCAGCAGGCCTACACTGTGCAGACAGCGGGGACCACCACCATCACAG CCTACGAGCCCCCCCCTACTACCCAATCGCACAGAGAGCCGGCGTGGCAGGGTCGCTCCATCGGCACCACCAAACTACGACTGGTGGAGTTCTCATCTTtcctggagacacagagggaccAAGAGGCt taCAACAAGCACCTGTTTGTCCAGATCAGCCAGAGCAGCCCGACCTACAGCGACCCGATGCTGGAGTGTGTGGACATCAGGCAGATCTACGACAAGTTCCCCGAGAAGAAGGGCGGCCTGAAGGAGCTGTTCAGCAAGGGCCCGCAGAACGCCTTCTACCTGATCAAGTTCTGG GCGGACCTGAACTACAGCGTGCAGGACGACCCTGCGGCTTTCTACGGCGTCAGCAGCCAGTACGAGAGCTCGGAGAACATGACCATCACCTGCTCCACCAAGGTCTGCTCCTTCGGCAAGCAGGTGGTCGAGAAGGTGGAG ACGGAGTACGCCAGGTTTGAGAACGGACGCTTCGTCTACAGGATCAGTCGCTCGCCCATGTGTGAATACATGATCAACTTCATCCACAAGCTCAAACACCTGCCGGAGAAATACATGATGAACAGTGTGTTGGAGAACTTCACTATTCTGCTG gtggtgAGCAACAGAGACACTCAGGAGACCTTGCTGTGTATGGCGTGTGTGTTCGAGGTGTCCAACAATGAACACGGAGCACAGCACCACATCTATCGACTCGTCAAGGATTAA
- the rassf10a gene encoding ras association domain-containing protein 10, which produces MEPEEGKVSVWVCREEKLVSGLTKRTTCADVVKVLLEDQNLQQGSSAAMLSGSPQSYCVVEKWRGFERTLPNKTKILRLWSAWGDEQENVRFVLVKTDASLPNNGPRSAEARVVQSRDSGGPGAGLKGTAKSCWTAAAAAANLSQDKQRRIVRKAFRKLDKMNKKKEQTVCKDQDSVEKMETLVHMVISQDHTIRQQVQRIKELDREIERYETEVHFDRIQRHGVNYVQDTYMVDAAADPAAAGSECQDARCTAEALAQFEEYARRCEEVVRLQEELTEREALMECITGEIQEELNRRWMTRRREERGAEAAQDTEDTGIAASSAPAAESDAESQSEDEVLLEEERIKTQLDTSLYIGLRLKTDLDSLRGDLDLSLALWETKESELLELLARVEGMDMEQVEGSVGGGAEEQPGAGGADTEAAPSEKGSGWVEQARGLSKACSTNDDDSDTGLSSMHSQDSDNPPVCESLV; this is translated from the coding sequence ATGGAGCCGGAGGAGGGGAAGGTCTCCGTGTGGGTATGCcgggaggagaagctggtctCCGGCCTGACGAAGCGAACCACCTGTGCCGACGTGGTGAAGGTTCTGCTGGAGGACCAGAACCTGCAACAGGGCTCCTCGGCCGCGATGCTGTCCGGATCCCCGCAGTCCTACTGCGTGGTGGAGAAGTGGCGGGGCTTCGAGAGGACCTTACCCAACAAGACCAAGATCCTGCGGCTGTGGAGCGCCTGGGGAGACGAGCAGGAGAACGTCCGCTTCGTCCTGGTGAAGACCGACGCGTCGCTGCCCAACAACGGGCCCCGCAGCGCCGAGGCCCGGGTGGTCCAGAGCCGGGACAGCGGGGGTCCGGGCGCGGGGCTGAAGGGAACCGCCAAGAGCTGCTGGACCGCCGCGGCCGCCGCAGCCAACCTGTCCCAGGACAAGCAGCGGCGCATCGTGCGCAAGGCGTTCAGGAAGCTGGACAAGATGAACAAGAAGAAGGAGCAGACCGTGTGCAAGGACCAGGACTCcgtggagaagatggagaccCTGGTGCACATGGTGATCTCCCAGGACCACACCATCCGGCAGCAGGTCCAGCGGATCAAGGAGCTGGACCGGGAGATCGAGCGCTACGAGACCGAAGTGCACTTCGACCGCATCCAGAGACACGGGGTGAACTATGTGCAGGACACATACATGGTGGACGCGGCGGCGGACCCCGCGGCCGCCGGCTCGGAGTGCCAGGACGCGCGCTGCACCGCGGAGGCGCTGGCGCAGTTCGAGGAGTACGCGCGCCGCTGCGAGGAGGTGGtgcggctgcaggaggagctgacgGAGCGGGAGGCGCTGATGGAGTGCATCACCGGGGAGATCCAGGAGGAGCTGAACCGCCGCTGGATGACACGGAggcgggaggagagaggagccgaGGCCGCGCAGGACACGGAGGACACGGGCATCGCCGCCTCCTCCGCTCCGGCTGCGGAGTCAGATGCAGAGAGTCAGTCCGAGGACgaggtgctgctggaggaggagaggatcaaAACGCAGCTGGACACGAGTCTGTACATCGGCCTGAGGCTGAAGACAGACCTGGACTCCCTCCGGGGGGACTTGGACCTGAGTCTGGCACTCTGGGAGACCAAGGAGAgcgagctgctggagctgctggccCGGGTGGAGGGCATGGacatggagcaggtggaggGCTCGGTGGGTGGGGGTGCTGAGGAGCAGCCGGGGGCAGGGGGCGCTGACACTGAAGCTGCCCCCTCGGAGAAGGGCAGCGGCTGGGTGGAGCAGGCCCGGGGTCTGTCCAAGGCCTGCAGCACCAACGACGACGACTCGGACACAGGCCTGAGCTCCATGCACAGCCAGGACTCCGACAACCCGCCGGTGTGCGAGTCGCTGGTGTAA
- the tead1a gene encoding transcriptional enhancer factor TEF-1a isoform X1 yields MVLFTVVRGVCVCVCLCVCVCLCVCVCVCVCTLPVWQQSFHNHGNSLFSPSSSRLHPPPPPHFSYPRSLLSSPPSSPLLFLSPFSPLFLIGALPLPLPLLQVSSHIQVLARRKSRDFQSKLKDQGAKDKALQSISSMSSAQIVSATAIHSKLLPGLVRASFPGNAQLWQGMIPGGQSSSASEDIKPFSQQAYTVQTAGTTTITAYEPPPTTQSHREPAWQGRSIGTTKLRLVEFSSFLETQRDQEAYNKHLFVQISQSSPTYSDPMLECVDIRQIYDKFPEKKGGLKELFSKGPQNAFYLIKFWADLNYSVQDDPAAFYGVSSQYESSENMTITCSTKVCSFGKQVVEKVETEYARFENGRFVYRISRSPMCEYMINFIHKLKHLPEKYMMNSVLENFTILLVVSNRDTQETLLCMACVFEVSNNEHGAQHHIYRLVKD; encoded by the exons ATGGTTCTATTCACTGTTGtcaggggagtgtgtgtgtgtgtgtgtctgtgtgtttgtgtgtgtctgtgtgtgtgtgtgtgtgtgtgtgtgtgcactcttcCAGTGTGGCAACAGTCTTTTCATAACCATGGCAACTCACTGTTTAgtccttcctcctctcgtctccaccctccaccccccccccacttctcTTACCCtcgttctctcctctcctctcctccttcatctccccTTCTTTTCctgtctcctttctctcctctctttttaattggcgctcttcctcttcctcttcctctcctccaggtaTCCAGTCATATCCAGGTCCTAGCGAGACGGAAATCCAGAGACTTTCAGTCCAAGCTAAAG GACCAGGGCGCTAAGGACAAAGCTCTGCAGAGCATCTCGTCCATGTCCTCGGCTCAGATCGTCTCCGCCACCGCCATCCACAGCAAACTGCTGCCTGGACTGGTACGAGCCAGCTTCCCCGGAAACGCACAG ctGTGGCAGGGGATGATTCCTGGGGGACAGTCCAGCTCAGCCTCAGAAGA CATCAAGCCCTTCTCTCAGCAGGCCTACACTGTGCAGACAGCGGGGACCACCACCATCACAG CCTACGAGCCCCCCCCTACTACCCAATCGCACAGAGAGCCGGCGTGGCAGGGTCGCTCCATCGGCACCACCAAACTACGACTGGTGGAGTTCTCATCTTtcctggagacacagagggaccAAGAGGCt taCAACAAGCACCTGTTTGTCCAGATCAGCCAGAGCAGCCCGACCTACAGCGACCCGATGCTGGAGTGTGTGGACATCAGGCAGATCTACGACAAGTTCCCCGAGAAGAAGGGCGGCCTGAAGGAGCTGTTCAGCAAGGGCCCGCAGAACGCCTTCTACCTGATCAAGTTCTGG GCGGACCTGAACTACAGCGTGCAGGACGACCCTGCGGCTTTCTACGGCGTCAGCAGCCAGTACGAGAGCTCGGAGAACATGACCATCACCTGCTCCACCAAGGTCTGCTCCTTCGGCAAGCAGGTGGTCGAGAAGGTGGAG ACGGAGTACGCCAGGTTTGAGAACGGACGCTTCGTCTACAGGATCAGTCGCTCGCCCATGTGTGAATACATGATCAACTTCATCCACAAGCTCAAACACCTGCCGGAGAAATACATGATGAACAGTGTGTTGGAGAACTTCACTATTCTGCTG gtggtgAGCAACAGAGACACTCAGGAGACCTTGCTGTGTATGGCGTGTGTGTTCGAGGTGTCCAACAATGAACACGGAGCACAGCACCACATCTATCGACTCGTCAAGGATTAA